A section of the Montipora foliosa isolate CH-2021 unplaced genomic scaffold, ASM3666993v2 scaffold_427, whole genome shotgun sequence genome encodes:
- the LOC137988762 gene encoding tropomyosin Mac r 1.0101-like codes for MDLTEAIGDGGRPLDSTHTTQTVSTKIESLKNKRAVVKRRITNTLKKLDSTIAQYGRKAIIRGYVNNLQEYLIEAKDLNDELVFVIPENEHEIVLNWYEEQLERIQEAKLEANAHLDDRVEESSNGLSSVKLSLSKTSTTARSSQTAEIRAKMTSAEIKAKQLALEEQRRMEKFENNWRLKESLNLCKTKVKGSNSRLEKEERLRKPGTRLHALQQKQQSLKKGKMKIMTLKLCLIDCLILWTHL; via the coding sequence ATGGATTTGACCGAAGCTATCGGCGATGGTGGACGCCCTTTGGATTCAACTCACACAACCCAAACAGTGAGTACGAAAATTGAGAGTTTAAAAAACAAACGTGCTGTCGTCAAAAGAAGAATAACTAACACTCTGAAGAAACTAGATTCAACTATTGCACAATATGGACGGAAAGCTATAATTCGTGGCTATGTAAACAATCTGCAAGAATATCTCATTGAAGCGAAAGACCTTAATGATGAACTCGTCTTTGTAATCCCAGAGAACGAACACGAAATCGTCTTAAATTGGTACGAGGAACAACTCGAAAGAATTCAAGAAGCTAAATTGGAGGCTAACGCGCACCTTGATGATAGAGTAGAAGAAAGTTCTAACGGATTAAGCTCGGTTAAATTAAGCTTAAGCAAAACTTCTACTACGGCGAGGTCCTCCCAAACAGCCGAAATTCGGGCAAAAATGACCTCAGCggaaattaaagcaaaacaatTAGCCTTAGAGGAACAGCGAAGAATGGAGAAGTTCGAAAACAACTGGAggttaaaagaaagcttgaactTGTGCAAGACGAAGGTGAAAGGCTCAAATTCAAGGCTGGAGAAAGAAGAAAGACTCAGGAAGCCAGGGACAAGGCTGCACGCCTTGCAGCAGAAGCAGCAATCTTTGAAAAAGGGCAAAATGAAGATCATGACCCTGAAGCTCTGCCTAATCGATTGCTTGATTTTGTGGACGCATCTTTAG